The following are encoded together in the Lathyrus oleraceus cultivar Zhongwan6 chromosome 3, CAAS_Psat_ZW6_1.0, whole genome shotgun sequence genome:
- the LOC127131298 gene encoding uncharacterized protein LOC127131298 — protein MSVSNDKIPTNLPILDSKNYDKWCKQMKVLFDYQDVLYVITTGVTPLVEEATAAYDNFEKVGDCDSAKQAWGILEKAYAGADKVKVVRLQTHKRQFELLQMEEKETVNNYVTRVTRLVNQMKSCGEAISEQNIVSKVLRSLTPRFDNIVVAIEESKDLKTMTKDELQSSLEAHEQRMDERGNNKAKAEVALQARLNEKNKRSKEKWSSRKNAFGEKRIVTVRDGVQGSDEWYLGSGCSTHMTGRKDWFVKINQVTRSRVRFADKTTLAADGVGDVLIMRKDGGNSLIKDVLYIPGIKCNLLSISQLLERNYTIRMKNKVLRVLDQNSILILKAHMAANRTFKIELKVVEHRCLATAASHEEWLWHYRLGHLNFRDLDALHSGVRATTD, from the exons ATGTCCGTTTCAAACGATAAAATACCCACCAACCTTCCAATTCTTGATTCGAAGAACTACGACAAATGGTGCAAGCAAATGAAAGTCTTGTTCGATTATCAAGATGTGCTTTATGTGATTACCACCGGTGTTACTCCTCTTGTTGAAGAGGCTACTGCAGCCTA tgacaactttgagaaagttggtgattGTGACTCGGCAAAGCAAGCTTGGGGGATTCTTGAGAAGGCTTATGCAGGGGCAGACAAGGTGAAGGTtgtgaggttacaaactcacaaacgTCAATTCGAGTTACTTCAAATGGAAGAAAAGGAAACGGTCAACAATTATGTGACGCGTGTTACGCGTTTGGTGAATCAAATGAAGTCTTGCGGTGAAGCTATTTCGGAGCAGAATATTGTATCGAAAGTGTTGCGTTCTTTAACACCTAGATTCGATAACATTGTGGTTGCGATTGAAGAATCAAAGGACCTCAAGACTATGACCAAAGATGAGCTTCAAAGCTCATTGGAAGCTCATGAACAAAGGATGGATGAAAGAGGAAACAATAAGGCGAAAGCGGAAGTGGCTTTGCAAGCTCGTTTAAATGAAAAGAACAAGAGATCGAAAGAGAAATGGTCTTCTAGAA AAAACGCGTTCGGAGAAAAACGCATTGTAACGGTTCGAGATGGAGTTCAAGGTAGTGATGAGTGGTACTTGGGTTCTGGTTGTTCGACTCATATGACTGGTAGAAAGGATTGGTTCGTGAAGATCAATCAAGTCACGCGAAGTAGAGTGAGATTCGCAGATAAGACGACTTTAGCGGCCGACGGTGTCggtgatgttttgatcatgagaaAGGATGGTGGTAATTCCTTGATCAAAGATGTATTGTATATTCCTGGAATCAAATGTAATCTTTTAAGTATTAGCCAATTGCTTGAAAGGAATTACACGATTCGCATGAAAAACAAGGTTTTGCGTGTTTTGGACCAAAACAGTATTTTGATCCTTAAGGCTCATATGGCTGCCAATAGAACTTTCAAGATTGAGTTGAAAGTTGTGGAGCATAGGTGCTTAGCTACTGCTGCAAGTCATGAAGAATGGTTATGGCACTACCGTCTCGGTCATCTCAACTTTCGAGACCTCGACGCGTTACATAGTGGTGTCCGGGCTACCACGGATTAA
- the LOC127127713 gene encoding uncharacterized protein LOC127127713, with protein MAEEGYRVALNVYDLSQGLARQLSVSFLGKAIEGIWHTGVVVYGNEYYYGGGIQHCPAGSTPYGTPLKVVDLGVTHVPKDVFEMYLQEISPRYLAETYSLLTHNCNNFSNEVAQFLVGGTIPDYILQLPNEVMNSPMGALMLPMIQNLETTLKSGGVPQVPQFRPSTVNPATNFVSVNTKKSSSGPNSSTENKVINKEVKGKEEVKKTENAVPASGKPAAVSNGVVDPLGDARNKVQDEIIKEFAAIMATGTMRASEAAALATRRVMERHGQISVSQS; from the exons ATGGCTGAG GAGGGTTACAGGGTTGCTTTAAATGTTTATGATCTAAGCCAAGGACTTGCTAGACAGCTTTCAGTGTCGTTTTTGGGGAAAGCTATTGAAGGCATTTG GCACACAGGAGTTGTGGTTTATGGAAACGAGTATTACTATGGTGGTGGCATACAACATTGTCCTGCTGGATCAACACCATATGGAACTCCACTTAAAGTGGTAGATTTAGGTGTTACACATGTTCCAAAGGATGTTTTTGAAATGTATTTGCAGGAAATCAGTCCGCGCTACTTGGCTGAAACCTATAGTCTGCTTACGCACAATTGCAATAACTTCAGCAATGAAGTTGCACAATTTTTGGTTGGTGGTACCATTCCAGATTACATTCTTCAGCTCCCAAATGAAGTTATGAATAGCCCAATGGGTGCTCTCATGT TGCCAATGATACAAAATTTAGAGACAACATTAAAATCAGGTGGAGTTCCACAAGTACCACAATTTAGGCCTTCAACAGTGAATCCTGCTACAAATTTTGTCTCAGTCAACACCAAAAAGAGCTCAAGTGGACCTAACTCATCCACAGAGAATAAGGTCATTAACAAGGAAGTAAAAGGCAAAGAAGAGGTTAAGAAGACAGAAAATGCAGTGCCAGCTTCTGGAAAGCCAGCAGCAGTATCAAATGGTGTTGTAGATCCTCTAGGGGATGCACGCAACAAGGTTCAAGATGAGATTATAAAAGAGTTTGCTGCTATAATGGCAACTGGTACAATGCGGGCTAGTGAAGCTGCAGCACTTGCTACTAGAAGAGTCATGGAAAGACATGGCCAGATTTCTGTGTCACAGAGTTAG